A single Gammaproteobacteria bacterium DNA region contains:
- a CDS encoding globin family protein: protein MTPEQINQVKASWDAVLPIQDKAAALFYEKLFELDPALRPLFKGDMEEQGRKLMSMITTAVNALNRLDDVVPAVQALGRRHADYGVKDQDYDTVASALLWTLDVGLGDAFTDEVEASWVAVYGLLAGTMKQAAAEPVAS, encoded by the coding sequence ATGACACCGGAACAGATCAATCAGGTTAAAGCATCATGGGATGCCGTATTACCCATTCAGGACAAGGCGGCTGCATTGTTTTACGAAAAGCTGTTCGAGCTCGACCCGGCCCTCAGGCCGTTGTTCAAGGGTGATATGGAGGAGCAGGGCCGCAAGCTGATGTCCATGATCACCACTGCGGTCAATGCGTTGAACCGGCTCGACGATGTAGTGCCGGCCGTGCAGGCACTGGGTCGCCGGCATGCGGATTACGGCGTGAAGGACCAGGACTACGACACGGTGGCGTCGGCGTTGCTGTGGACGTTGGATGTCGGTCTCGGCGACGCCTTTACCGATGAGGTGGAGGCATCGTGGGTGGCGGTTTACGGTCTGCTTGCCGGCACCATGAAACAGGCGGCAGCGGAACCCGTTGCATCGTAA